Sequence from the Leptospira johnsonii genome:
GCGGATTAATCGTTGGGATTTGTTTTTCCGTCGCTGCTTTCGTAGCTCCCGCATTAGCAATCTCTCAATTTACAGGGGCTTTTCCTGTAAAACTGGTTTGGCTTTGGGTATTCTATCAATCCGTTCTAAGTATATTATCTTGTTTCGTTTTTACCTTCTCTAGCGAAGAAGATTAACTGATCCGAAATTCGTTTCAATTTTTTATAACTTCATTCCAAATCCAAAAACCCTGGGAGTAAATCCGAACCAAGCAGGGTCCAATTTCCCAAAGGGAAATTCTCTTTTTGATTTAGTATGAAAACGATCCTTTGGATTCTAATCTCATTACTTTCTATTGGAAGTCTGACCGCAGGTCCGAAAGATCAAAACGAGATCCGGAACATTCCCCTCTATTCCTTGGATCTAGAAAGAAAAACATTATACCAAGAACTGGGCCAAATCCCGGAAGATGATCTGATCATTTTAAATTTTACCAGTTCCGACTGCCCTCCTTGTAAGGAAGAAGTCCCGAATCTATTAGAATATTCTAAAAAATGGAATAGCTCCCATCCTAAAAGAAAGCTACATCTTTTGATCATTTTTGTGGGAGATAATCCCGGTTCGGTTTCCAAATTAGCGAACGAACTCGGCATCAAAAAGCAAGCTTCCTTATATTTTGACAGCTTACAAACAAGTATGAGAATTTTAGAATTCCCTGGAACACCGACCACAATGGTAGTCCAAAATAAAAATGTCCTATTCAAAGAATACGGATACACCCAGGAAAACTGGTCCAAAATGATTTCCGTTCTGGAAAACAGGAGATAATCCTTTGGGAAATGAAGTAGTAAAGCCTTGGTCTCGCGATGTTGGAACTCCTAGAAAGACTTCTTTTCGTTTTGTAGGAATTCCAACAAAGGGCGTTATTTTAAGGGTCGCTTTCATAAAAATTGCTTCTATCATTTTAATTTTCCTTCTCTCAGGCTCAGAACTTTTTTCAAAAGAAAGCTCAGTCCAGAAGATCTATATACATAAACTCAAATTAGAGAATGGGGTCCCAAAATACTTAGAAAGCAGATTTAGGAACGG
This genomic interval carries:
- a CDS encoding TlpA family protein disulfide reductase produces the protein MKTILWILISLLSIGSLTAGPKDQNEIRNIPLYSLDLERKTLYQELGQIPEDDLIILNFTSSDCPPCKEEVPNLLEYSKKWNSSHPKRKLHLLIIFVGDNPGSVSKLANELGIKKQASLYFDSLQTSMRILEFPGTPTTMVVQNKNVLFKEYGYTQENWSKMISVLENRR